One Synechococcus sp. UW179A genomic window carries:
- a CDS encoding chlororespiratory reduction protein 7, producing MSDPLIRSLDHYVVLVPGEPEQLLTAADTMTWLAGRLQDLDPWPADLSSCESPEQAALRLMDTACELEISPGIALQWYAVRLDPPNA from the coding sequence ATGTCCGACCCTCTGATTCGATCCCTTGATCACTATGTGGTGCTGGTGCCAGGCGAACCTGAACAGCTGCTGACAGCGGCCGACACGATGACATGGCTGGCCGGTCGGCTGCAGGATCTTGACCCCTGGCCCGCGGATCTCAGCAGTTGCGAAAGCCCGGAGCAAGCGGCACTTCGCTTGATGGATACAGCCTGTGAACTAGAGATTTCGCCTGGGATTGCTCTGCAGTGGTACGCGGTGCGTCTCGATCCACCCAATGCTTGA
- a CDS encoding B12-binding domain-containing radical SAM protein produces the protein MRTLFIYPLFPKTFWSYEKILELVNRKVLLPPLGLVTVAALLPQKWDMKLVDRNVREITEDEWNWAELVVISGMIVQKDDMQIQIAEAKRRGLPVAVGGPYASSTPDAPEIAEADFKVLDEGEITLPMFIEAIERGDSGGRFSAEGDKPDVTATPIPRFDLLQLEAYDSMSVQFSRGCPFNCEFCDIIVLYGRKPRTKNPEQLIAELQSLYDLGWRRSIFLVDDNFIGNKRNAKQLLPQIRSWQEERGYPFSFATEASVDLADDEEMMRMMHEARFESVFLGIETPDEASLETSRKLQNTRNPLDAAVDRITANGIRVMAGFIIGFDGEKDGAGRRIVEFVTRTGIPAAMMGMLQALPNTALWHRLEKEGRLIQDKSAAKGVNQTNLLNFKPTRPIRDIANEYVDAFCALYEPNAYMDRVYSYYLKMGAPRWKGTSKLPTWTDIRALSIVVWRQGIKRDTRSRFWRYMLSMARRNPAMLEQFLVVLAHNEHFLEYRAIVQREIREQLESLPPEEPSTSRELLTA, from the coding sequence ATGCGCACCTTATTCATTTATCCCCTCTTCCCTAAGACCTTCTGGAGTTACGAGAAGATTCTGGAGCTGGTGAATCGCAAGGTGCTGCTCCCTCCCCTGGGATTGGTGACCGTGGCGGCATTGCTGCCCCAGAAATGGGATATGAAGCTCGTCGACCGCAACGTGCGAGAGATCACTGAAGACGAATGGAACTGGGCCGAGCTTGTGGTTATCTCGGGAATGATCGTCCAGAAAGACGATATGCAGATTCAGATCGCCGAAGCCAAACGCCGAGGATTGCCAGTCGCCGTAGGAGGCCCTTATGCGAGTTCTACTCCGGATGCCCCGGAGATCGCAGAGGCCGACTTCAAGGTGCTTGATGAGGGTGAAATAACGCTTCCGATGTTCATCGAAGCGATCGAGCGAGGTGACAGTGGTGGACGTTTCAGCGCTGAGGGTGACAAACCTGATGTGACAGCAACACCGATTCCCCGGTTCGACTTGTTGCAGCTCGAAGCCTATGACTCGATGAGCGTGCAGTTTTCAAGGGGGTGTCCGTTTAATTGCGAATTCTGCGACATCATTGTTCTCTATGGACGCAAGCCGCGTACTAAGAACCCTGAGCAGCTAATTGCTGAGCTTCAGAGTCTCTATGACCTCGGCTGGAGGCGATCGATCTTTCTTGTGGATGACAACTTCATCGGCAACAAGCGCAACGCCAAGCAATTGCTGCCGCAGATCAGAAGCTGGCAGGAAGAGCGTGGCTATCCCTTCAGCTTTGCAACTGAAGCCTCAGTGGACCTCGCCGATGACGAAGAAATGATGCGCATGATGCACGAAGCGCGCTTCGAGAGTGTGTTTCTCGGCATCGAAACTCCAGATGAAGCGAGTCTGGAAACCTCCCGAAAACTTCAGAACACACGCAACCCACTCGATGCAGCCGTTGACAGGATCACCGCGAACGGTATCCGTGTGATGGCAGGCTTCATCATCGGTTTCGACGGTGAAAAAGACGGCGCCGGCCGACGCATTGTTGAGTTCGTAACTAGAACCGGAATTCCGGCAGCCATGATGGGCATGTTGCAAGCGCTCCCGAACACAGCGCTCTGGCATCGCCTTGAGAAAGAGGGGCGTCTGATTCAGGACAAGTCAGCGGCCAAAGGCGTGAACCAAACCAACCTGCTCAATTTCAAACCCACGCGTCCGATTCGGGACATCGCCAACGAATACGTAGATGCCTTCTGCGCGCTCTACGAACCGAACGCTTACATGGACCGCGTCTATTCCTACTACCTGAAAATGGGAGCGCCACGCTGGAAGGGCACGTCAAAACTGCCTACCTGGACTGATATCAGGGCTCTCTCCATTGTGGTCTGGAGGCAGGGCATCAAACGCGATACCCGCAGTCGTTTCTGGCGTTACATGCTCAGCATGGCTCGACGCAACCCAGCCATGCTGGAGCAGTTCCTGGTGGTGCTTGCCCACAACGAACACTTCCTTGAGTATCGCGCGATCGTTCAACGCGAAATCCGCGAACAGCTGGAATCGCTGCCACCAGAAGAACCCAGCACGTCCCGCGAACTGCTGACAGCCTGA
- a CDS encoding DUF6816 family protein codes for MAKPLLTLLITMLLQFLSVQSATAASDRGIDFLEQRFESWPQWSLPAPLPRPRAKQDLIYPDWFSGTWQVTSEALDDSGQPIPNDQPLVHEVRFLRNRRSELIGDRPYNAASVGKALLGEQLLSVEQDPNQVNRQLARFRDDVLLETTVIGRRETSPKAASDFFSDELVLQILHGPGAPRLSRIETLTHYERCGQDICADQRQVSHAGPGLKTDQTLEGRSSRFRLTLRPLRLDEV; via the coding sequence ATGGCAAAACCTTTGTTGACACTGCTGATCACCATGCTGCTGCAGTTTCTGTCAGTCCAGTCCGCCACTGCGGCTAGCGATCGCGGGATCGACTTTCTTGAGCAGCGTTTCGAAAGCTGGCCGCAATGGTCACTGCCGGCACCTCTGCCCCGTCCACGCGCCAAACAGGACCTGATTTATCCCGACTGGTTTTCAGGGACATGGCAGGTGACCAGCGAGGCACTGGATGATTCAGGCCAACCCATTCCCAACGATCAGCCCCTTGTGCATGAGGTCCGTTTCCTGCGAAACCGTCGCAGCGAACTCATCGGTGACCGCCCTTACAACGCGGCCTCCGTCGGGAAAGCTCTGCTTGGGGAGCAATTGCTTTCGGTCGAACAGGATCCCAATCAGGTGAATCGTCAGCTGGCGAGGTTTCGAGACGATGTGCTACTCGAAACAACAGTGATCGGGCGTCGAGAGACGAGTCCGAAGGCGGCCTCTGATTTCTTCAGCGATGAACTTGTTCTGCAAATCCTGCACGGACCGGGTGCTCCACGATTGAGCAGGATTGAGACCCTCACCCACTATGAGCGCTGTGGACAGGACATCTGCGCCGACCAGCGTCAGGTGAGTCATGCAGGACCTGGTCTAAAGACCGATCAGACACTGGAGGGGCGCAGCAGCCGTTTCAGGCTGACGCTTAGACCGCTGAGGCTGGATGAAGTTTGA
- a CDS encoding cytochrome B6: MGILIYVGLVGAGLTTAVTISFVLRRIKLI, translated from the coding sequence ATGGGCATCCTCATTTATGTGGGTCTGGTCGGGGCAGGACTCACCACCGCTGTGACGATCAGTTTCGTTCTGCGTCGAATCAAACTGATCTGA
- a CDS encoding shikimate kinase — protein MSYGQFRVMAETTPTLRQRLGGRSLYLVGMMGSGKTSTGRPLAERLGYGFVDADAVIEQVAGCTISEIFERDGEEEFRTLETQVLRSISERHSLVVATGGGVVTRSENWGMMHQGIVIWLDVERGQLLQRLHDDSNQRPLLMTEDPAKTLDAILKQRRPLYDEADLTVVIESETPDVVANGIIQLLPELIQDPPKERPD, from the coding sequence ATGAGCTACGGGCAATTCCGAGTCATGGCGGAGACCACTCCAACTCTGCGGCAGCGTCTGGGAGGTCGCAGTCTTTACCTGGTGGGAATGATGGGCAGCGGCAAAACCAGCACCGGCAGACCTCTGGCGGAAAGGCTGGGATATGGATTCGTGGACGCGGATGCGGTGATCGAGCAAGTAGCCGGCTGCACCATCTCCGAAATCTTTGAACGTGACGGTGAAGAGGAATTCCGCACCCTTGAAACGCAGGTGCTGAGGTCCATCAGTGAACGTCATTCTCTTGTCGTGGCCACCGGGGGCGGCGTTGTCACGCGTTCCGAAAACTGGGGAATGATGCACCAGGGCATTGTGATTTGGCTCGATGTCGAACGCGGTCAACTGCTGCAACGCTTGCACGACGACTCCAACCAGCGTCCGCTACTGATGACGGAAGATCCTGCCAAAACACTTGACGCGATCCTCAAGCAGCGACGCCCCCTCTACGACGAGGCGGATCTGACAGTGGTGATCGAATCAGAAACACCAGACGTCGTTGCCAACGGGATCATTCAGCTGCTGCCTGAGCTGATCCAAGATCCACCCAAAGAACGACCTGACTAA
- a CDS encoding vitamin K epoxide reductase family protein translates to MGTTRLTSRRRQDQGFKWARISMAVLATVGVIDTGSITLKRWGMLGDLICPMGGGGCDKVLNSPWGTLAQTDAVVIPLSFAGLLAYLAVLVMALVPLLPGLMENRSDLSRRTWWGLFAVSLGMAVFSLVLLGLMVFKIQAFCFFCVLSATLSILLLILCVIGGGWDDPSQLFFRGILLALAVLLGSLIWASVLDPDRPEAAVTGPGAPPLVTTESTPAKVALAEHLTATGAVMYSAYWCPHCHEQKEDFGLEAAKKLTVVECAPDGQNSQRALCQSKKIEGFPTWEINGKLDSGVKDLKTLAGLSGFKGDTNF, encoded by the coding sequence ATGGGCACCACCCGACTCACCAGCCGACGTCGTCAGGACCAGGGCTTCAAATGGGCACGCATCAGCATGGCGGTGCTGGCAACCGTCGGGGTGATCGATACCGGTTCGATCACGCTGAAGCGTTGGGGGATGCTCGGTGACCTCATTTGCCCGATGGGCGGTGGTGGTTGCGACAAGGTCCTGAACAGTCCCTGGGGAACCCTTGCCCAGACGGATGCCGTCGTCATCCCTTTGTCCTTTGCCGGTCTGCTGGCTTACCTCGCCGTTCTGGTGATGGCCCTTGTGCCTTTACTCCCAGGATTGATGGAGAACCGCAGTGATCTGTCCCGGCGCACCTGGTGGGGACTGTTCGCTGTTTCTCTTGGGATGGCTGTCTTCAGCTTGGTGCTGCTGGGCTTGATGGTCTTCAAGATTCAGGCCTTCTGTTTCTTCTGCGTGCTCTCAGCGACCTTGTCGATTTTGCTGCTGATCCTTTGCGTGATCGGCGGTGGATGGGACGACCCCTCTCAGCTGTTCTTCCGCGGCATTCTCCTAGCTCTGGCTGTGTTGCTCGGCAGTTTGATTTGGGCCTCGGTTTTGGACCCTGACCGGCCGGAGGCTGCTGTGACTGGCCCTGGTGCGCCTCCTCTTGTGACCACCGAAAGCACTCCTGCCAAGGTGGCGCTGGCTGAACATCTCACCGCCACAGGAGCTGTTATGTACAGCGCTTACTGGTGTCCTCACTGCCATGAGCAGAAGGAGGACTTCGGTCTGGAAGCTGCCAAAAAGCTCACCGTCGTTGAATGTGCCCCGGATGGTCAGAACAGTCAACGCGCCCTCTGCCAGAGCAAGAAGATCGAGGGTTTCCCCACCTGGGAGATCAACGGCAAACTTGATTCAGGTGTCAAAGATCTGAAAACGCTGGCAGGCCTATCAGGCTTTAAGGGAGACACCAACTTCTGA
- a CDS encoding MFS transporter: MSHPSPHARQRVIFLIASGLSTAGSFAGLTAKGWILMDETKAPMVLALNFAALSLPTMLVSGPAGVRTDRVGCERVLIQAQWALLGAGLLGALSIPMFEGHAQVLMLLASTLLVGIAGAYELTARNKYCALLLDDNSELAPFLTSFSVVFNVGKLVGPLLGGVLITLAGPATALTLDAATYLIPIASVIWLLHPKTELEERSAPGDKASLRVAWRECGSTLRHVLMFTGLMCVVGFFHPGLGPLIAASELGNAPMDLAVFTSVLALGSIAGGLLLQRNSHRFCRRPSRTLAGFALITAVAQLGMAYGGDVPFLLAMTLMIGAGTAGLLSSSNLITQVGSTQILRGRMAGLGQIAFLGGGGLSGLIAAQLTVMMGLKATFAISGSLGVFFALLEIWRRGDSVLTEVRSV, from the coding sequence TTGAGCCATCCTTCACCGCATGCACGCCAACGCGTCATCTTCCTGATCGCATCAGGCTTGAGCACTGCCGGTTCGTTCGCAGGGCTCACTGCCAAGGGCTGGATCCTGATGGATGAAACCAAGGCACCCATGGTGCTGGCACTGAATTTCGCAGCACTCTCCTTACCCACGATGCTGGTGAGCGGCCCCGCCGGCGTGCGCACCGATCGGGTTGGCTGTGAGCGGGTCTTGATCCAGGCACAGTGGGCACTGCTCGGCGCAGGTCTGCTGGGAGCCCTTTCCATCCCAATGTTCGAAGGGCATGCGCAAGTGTTGATGTTGCTGGCCAGCACCTTGCTGGTGGGCATTGCCGGTGCCTATGAACTCACAGCTCGCAATAAATACTGCGCTCTGCTGTTAGACGACAACTCTGAGCTGGCACCCTTCCTGACAAGCTTCTCGGTGGTCTTCAACGTCGGAAAGTTGGTAGGCCCCCTTCTGGGGGGCGTGCTCATCACTCTGGCGGGTCCGGCCACAGCCCTCACGCTTGATGCAGCGACCTACCTGATACCGATCGCCAGTGTGATCTGGCTGCTGCATCCGAAAACGGAATTAGAGGAGCGCAGTGCTCCTGGAGACAAAGCCTCACTGCGCGTGGCCTGGAGGGAATGCGGGAGCACGCTGAGACACGTGCTGATGTTCACCGGATTGATGTGCGTGGTGGGATTCTTCCACCCTGGACTTGGGCCCTTGATCGCCGCTAGCGAGCTAGGGAATGCACCGATGGATCTTGCTGTATTCACCAGCGTTCTGGCCCTAGGAAGCATTGCAGGTGGACTGCTGCTGCAACGCAACAGTCATCGTTTTTGCCGAAGACCCTCTCGGACTTTGGCCGGTTTTGCACTGATCACCGCCGTGGCTCAACTGGGCATGGCCTATGGAGGTGACGTGCCCTTCTTGCTCGCAATGACGCTGATGATCGGAGCAGGAACTGCGGGACTGCTGAGCAGCAGCAACCTGATTACCCAGGTGGGTTCCACACAGATCCTGCGCGGGCGTATGGCTGGCCTCGGTCAGATTGCCTTTCTGGGAGGCGGTGGACTCAGTGGGCTGATTGCCGCACAACTCACCGTCATGATGGGACTTAAGGCGACCTTCGCCATCAGCGGCAGTCTCGGAGTCTTTTTTGCGCTGCTTGAGATCTGGCGCCGAGGCGACTCTGTGCTGACCGAAGTCAGATCAGTTTGA
- a CDS encoding RibD family protein has protein sequence MTEQPTLRLVLAVSLDGRLAPPTGGAAQLGGSGDRRVLEQALAWSDAALIGAGTLRAHQASCLIRDQDLLNERRLQGRSPQPAALVVSRQAGFPLEWPFFHQPFERHLLSVSDGSAPGFQSCCRLSSRWSETLQNLCSKGWFRLVLLGGAVLTHSLLAQDAVDELQLTLSPRILGGSFTWLLQTETPLPASLMSSQAWSLVDARSLGANELLVHYCRNRSSSC, from the coding sequence TTGACTGAGCAACCCACGCTTCGTCTGGTGCTTGCCGTCAGTCTTGATGGTCGTCTTGCTCCACCGACCGGTGGAGCAGCTCAGTTGGGTGGTTCGGGTGATCGTCGTGTTCTTGAACAGGCGCTCGCCTGGAGTGATGCGGCGCTGATCGGAGCGGGCACACTCAGGGCTCATCAAGCCAGTTGTCTGATCCGTGATCAGGATCTGTTGAACGAACGACGACTTCAGGGGCGCTCGCCTCAGCCGGCAGCGCTGGTCGTCAGTCGTCAGGCTGGATTTCCTCTGGAGTGGCCCTTTTTTCACCAACCGTTTGAACGCCATCTGTTGTCTGTGAGCGATGGGTCCGCCCCTGGCTTCCAGTCATGTTGTCGGCTGTCGTCCCGATGGAGCGAAACGCTGCAGAATCTGTGCTCCAAGGGCTGGTTCAGGCTGGTCCTGCTTGGTGGAGCTGTCCTAACTCACTCGTTGCTGGCCCAGGATGCGGTCGACGAGCTTCAGTTGACTCTCTCTCCCAGGATCCTGGGCGGATCCTTTACATGGTTGCTGCAGACGGAAACACCGCTGCCAGCGTCGCTCATGTCATCGCAGGCTTGGAGTCTGGTGGATGCCCGTTCGCTAGGAGCCAACGAACTGCTGGTGCATTACTGCCGTAATCGCTCTAGCAGTTGCTGA
- a CDS encoding GNAT family N-acetyltransferase, whose product MASLTARWHRSIHEIPQPQWEELLVKHASPFYRWSWLEALETSGSVAPDQGWQPLHLSLWRGEDSLIAIAPLYLKGHSYGEFIFDQSFARLAGDLGLRYYPKLIGMSPVSPIQGYRFHIHPDEDAQDITVMLLRLIDEFAARNNILSCNFLYVDPVWQPLAEAAGCAGWLNHQSLWSAEGQKDFSDYLAGFNANQRRNIKRERKAVSQAGLAVTPLTGSELTPELLERMHCFYEQHCARWGPWGSKYLQGSFFDRLVAPELAQHVVLFSAHRGDPFDPVAMSLCIQDESHLWGRYWGSDEAIDCLHFEVCYYAPIEWALHQGLHSFDPGAGGSHKRRRGFVAQARTSLHRWYDPTMDALIRSWLPRANGLMEEEIEAINAELPFRTKPPELMA is encoded by the coding sequence ATGGCATCGCTCACGGCTCGTTGGCACCGCAGCATCCATGAGATCCCTCAGCCGCAATGGGAGGAGTTGCTCGTAAAGCATGCGAGCCCCTTCTATCGCTGGTCTTGGCTGGAGGCGTTGGAAACTTCAGGCAGTGTGGCTCCCGATCAGGGCTGGCAGCCGCTGCATCTGTCGCTTTGGAGGGGCGAGGACAGCCTGATTGCAATAGCTCCTCTTTATCTCAAGGGTCACAGCTACGGCGAATTCATCTTTGACCAATCTTTCGCACGTCTGGCAGGTGATCTTGGACTGCGCTATTACCCCAAACTGATCGGGATGAGTCCCGTCAGCCCTATTCAGGGCTATCGCTTTCATATTCATCCAGATGAAGATGCGCAGGACATCACGGTCATGTTGCTTCGGCTGATTGATGAGTTTGCTGCTCGCAATAACATTCTCAGCTGCAACTTTCTATACGTGGATCCTGTATGGCAGCCGTTGGCGGAGGCTGCGGGCTGTGCGGGTTGGCTGAATCATCAGAGCCTTTGGTCTGCGGAAGGCCAAAAAGATTTCTCCGACTATCTCGCCGGCTTCAATGCCAATCAGAGGCGCAATATCAAGCGGGAACGCAAAGCGGTCAGCCAGGCAGGATTGGCCGTGACACCACTGACCGGCTCAGAGCTCACTCCGGAGCTGCTGGAGCGGATGCATTGCTTCTATGAGCAGCACTGCGCCCGATGGGGGCCCTGGGGAAGCAAATATCTTCAGGGCTCATTCTTTGATCGACTGGTTGCCCCCGAACTGGCACAGCATGTGGTGCTATTTAGTGCCCATCGCGGGGATCCCTTTGACCCCGTGGCGATGTCCCTTTGCATTCAGGATGAGTCCCATCTCTGGGGGCGCTACTGGGGCAGTGATGAAGCTATCGATTGTCTTCATTTTGAGGTCTGTTACTACGCGCCGATCGAGTGGGCCTTGCATCAGGGCCTTCATAGCTTTGATCCAGGAGCTGGTGGCAGTCACAAGCGCCGACGTGGCTTTGTTGCCCAAGCTCGGACCAGTCTGCATCGCTGGTATGACCCAACTATGGACGCCCTGATCCGTTCCTGGCTGCCAAGAGCGAATGGACTGATGGAGGAGGAGATTGAGGCCATCAACGCCGAGCTTCCCTTCCGCACCAAGCCGCCTGAATTGATGGCCTGA
- the rimO gene encoding 30S ribosomal protein S12 methylthiotransferase RimO, protein MVSTRPTVAFTHLGCEKNRVDTEHMLGLLTRAGYGVSSDESDANVVVVNTCSFIQEAREESVRTLVGLAEQGKELIIAGCLAQHFQEELLDSLPEAKAIVGTGDYQHIVEVLERVEAGERVNRVSKNPTFVGDETLPRYRTTGEAVAYLKVAEGCDYRCAFCIIPHLRGNQRSRTIESIVSEAHQLAEQGVQELILISQITTNYGLDIYGRPRLADLLRALGEVEIPWIRVHYAYPTGLTPEVIAAYKDVPNVLPYLDLPLQHSHPKVLRAMNRPWQADVNDRLMNQLREQLPDAVMRTTLIVGFPGETEEQFEHLAGFLESQRFDHVGVFTFSAEEGTAAAKLPNRVPAEIATARKDRLMTLQQPISAEANTRWVGRTVDVLIEQHNPITGDMIGRCARFAPEVDGEVQVQPRADGMQAGPGTMVPVRINSADIYDLSGEIVGASEMVASARSST, encoded by the coding sequence ATGGTCAGCACACGACCGACTGTGGCTTTCACCCATCTGGGATGCGAAAAGAACCGGGTCGACACCGAACACATGCTCGGCCTGCTGACGCGAGCAGGGTATGGCGTCAGCAGTGACGAAAGTGATGCCAACGTTGTTGTGGTCAATACCTGCAGCTTCATCCAGGAAGCTCGGGAGGAGTCCGTCCGCACGCTGGTGGGACTCGCTGAACAAGGCAAGGAACTAATCATCGCCGGCTGCCTGGCACAGCATTTTCAGGAAGAGCTGCTCGACTCTTTACCGGAAGCCAAAGCTATCGTCGGCACTGGCGATTATCAGCACATTGTGGAGGTGCTGGAGCGAGTCGAGGCTGGGGAACGCGTCAATCGGGTCAGCAAGAACCCGACATTCGTTGGCGATGAAACACTTCCCAGGTATCGCACCACCGGAGAAGCGGTTGCTTATCTCAAAGTGGCCGAAGGTTGCGACTATCGCTGCGCGTTTTGCATCATTCCGCATCTGCGTGGCAATCAGCGCTCAAGAACGATCGAATCGATCGTTTCAGAAGCCCATCAACTGGCAGAACAAGGCGTTCAGGAACTGATTCTGATCAGCCAGATCACCACTAATTACGGGTTGGATATCTACGGACGGCCTCGCCTTGCGGACCTTCTTAGGGCCCTCGGTGAGGTGGAGATTCCCTGGATCAGGGTTCATTACGCCTACCCCACAGGCCTGACCCCTGAAGTGATCGCCGCATACAAGGATGTCCCCAATGTTCTCCCCTATCTCGACCTGCCTCTCCAGCACAGCCACCCCAAGGTGCTGAGAGCCATGAACCGTCCGTGGCAGGCGGATGTCAACGACCGTCTGATGAATCAATTGCGGGAACAACTGCCGGATGCCGTGATGCGCACCACGCTGATCGTGGGCTTTCCCGGTGAAACGGAAGAGCAATTCGAGCACCTGGCTGGTTTTCTTGAAAGCCAGCGGTTCGATCACGTTGGCGTGTTCACCTTCTCAGCAGAAGAAGGAACAGCCGCAGCCAAGCTCCCCAATCGCGTGCCAGCCGAGATTGCCACCGCCAGAAAAGATCGGCTGATGACCCTGCAACAACCGATCTCGGCCGAAGCCAACACCCGCTGGGTGGGACGCACCGTGGATGTGCTGATCGAGCAGCACAATCCGATCACAGGAGACATGATTGGCCGATGTGCCCGCTTCGCACCTGAAGTGGATGGCGAAGTGCAGGTGCAGCCACGCGCAGACGGGATGCAAGCAGGACCAGGCACCATGGTTCCGGTGCGAATCAACAGTGCCGACATTTACGACCTGAGCGGAGAGATCGTGGGGGCAAGCGAAATGGTGGCCTCAGCTCGTAGCAGCACTTGA
- a CDS encoding 6-carboxytetrahydropterin synthase — MTEMKSIARHGRGRGCVITRRACFSASHRYWLPELSADDNAARFGPCALAPGHGHNYELIVSMAGGLDAHGMVLNLSEVKHAIRSEVTGQLDFRFLNDAWPEFDVSKPEGCLPTTEAIVRQIWARLSPHLPITALRLYEQPGLWADYLGHPMDAFLTIRTHFAAAHRLARPELSQEENERIYGKCARPHGHGHNYLVDVTVRGPIDPRSGMVCDLSALQRLVDDLVVDPFDHTFLNKDVPFFAECVPTAENIALHIADRLSSPIKAIGAHLHKVRLQESPNNAAEVYAEVPQLEMTPSTLEAAVPV, encoded by the coding sequence ATGACTGAAATGAAGTCAATTGCACGTCATGGTCGTGGACGTGGCTGCGTCATCACCCGACGTGCCTGCTTCAGTGCAAGCCACCGCTATTGGTTGCCTGAATTGTCCGCTGATGACAATGCCGCGCGCTTCGGGCCCTGTGCGCTGGCTCCTGGTCACGGTCACAACTACGAGTTGATCGTTTCGATGGCCGGTGGCCTTGATGCTCATGGAATGGTGCTCAACCTCTCCGAGGTGAAGCACGCCATTCGCAGTGAGGTGACTGGTCAGCTCGACTTTCGCTTTCTCAACGACGCCTGGCCCGAATTCGATGTGTCGAAGCCGGAGGGTTGCCTTCCCACCACTGAGGCCATCGTCAGGCAGATTTGGGCTCGTCTCAGTCCCCATCTGCCCATCACGGCATTACGCCTCTACGAACAACCAGGCCTCTGGGCCGACTATCTCGGACATCCCATGGACGCCTTCCTCACGATTCGCACCCATTTCGCTGCTGCCCATCGTCTGGCAAGACCTGAGCTCAGCCAGGAAGAGAACGAGCGTATTTATGGCAAGTGCGCACGTCCCCATGGTCATGGCCACAACTACCTGGTGGATGTCACGGTGCGAGGCCCTATTGATCCCCGCTCAGGCATGGTCTGCGACCTGTCCGCGCTACAACGCCTCGTCGATGACCTCGTGGTTGATCCGTTTGATCACACATTCCTCAATAAGGATGTGCCCTTCTTCGCCGAATGTGTACCCACTGCAGAGAACATCGCGCTCCATATCGCTGACCGCTTGTCGTCTCCGATCAAGGCGATCGGTGCCCATCTCCATAAAGTGCGCCTGCAGGAAAGCCCTAACAACGCGGCTGAGGTCTACGCCGAAGTCCCTCAGTTGGAGATGACGCCTTCAACGCTAGAGGCGGCCGTTCCTGTCTGA
- a CDS encoding DUF4346 domain-containing protein, which produces MAEGTSSIDDQLSQRFIELDPSGYFLIKLDADAHELVAEHYSNDVDERGRATDPETGEVLACRGGGPRLPSTSFRGRTAKELGMALTESDPPLPLSRLDHALYLGRELQKAEACLKAGLPYRQD; this is translated from the coding sequence ATGGCAGAAGGCACTTCCTCGATTGACGACCAGCTTTCACAGCGATTCATCGAGCTTGACCCCTCTGGTTACTTCCTGATCAAGCTGGACGCTGATGCCCATGAACTCGTTGCTGAGCACTACAGCAATGATGTGGATGAACGAGGTCGTGCCACTGATCCGGAAACCGGCGAAGTTCTGGCCTGCCGTGGTGGTGGCCCGCGTCTGCCAAGCACAAGCTTTCGTGGCAGAACCGCCAAGGAACTTGGCATGGCTCTGACCGAATCAGATCCCCCACTCCCGCTTAGCCGTCTTGACCATGCCCTGTACTTAGGCCGGGAATTGCAAAAAGCAGAAGCCTGCCTGAAAGCCGGACTGCCCTACAGGCAGGACTAA